A single genomic interval of Streptomyces sp. 1222.5 harbors:
- a CDS encoding DUF4142 domain-containing protein yields the protein MRPRPPLEGRGIFSGTGLIITGLAATVAALLFPLWSYTDRPDAASAGVLSARTVTTPFGPLSEQDRDFITKVRLAGLWELPAGELAEREGTSPAVRTAGAHLVDGHSSLDAHVRTVATQLGVPLPNEPNEQQKQWLATLGAARGQDFDRRFAGILRLAHGRVFSLVAQVRAGTQNSLVRDLADDANATVLDHIKILEATGYVDFAALSRDLAASATPVPPPPAVPPGAAVPVTPPPSATSAPPPTSSP from the coding sequence ATGCGACCGCGACCCCCGCTCGAGGGCCGAGGCATATTCAGCGGTACCGGGCTCATCATCACGGGCCTGGCGGCGACGGTCGCGGCGCTGCTCTTCCCGCTCTGGTCGTACACCGACCGGCCGGACGCGGCCTCCGCGGGCGTGCTGAGCGCACGGACCGTCACCACCCCGTTCGGCCCGCTGTCCGAGCAGGACCGGGACTTCATCACCAAGGTCCGGCTCGCCGGCCTGTGGGAGCTGCCCGCCGGCGAACTGGCGGAGCGCGAGGGGACCAGCCCGGCCGTCCGCACCGCCGGAGCGCACCTCGTCGACGGCCACAGCTCCCTCGACGCCCACGTGCGGACCGTCGCCACGCAGCTCGGCGTCCCGCTGCCCAACGAGCCGAACGAGCAGCAGAAGCAGTGGCTGGCCACCCTGGGCGCGGCGCGCGGGCAGGACTTCGACCGCCGATTCGCGGGCATCCTGCGCCTGGCGCACGGCCGGGTGTTCTCGCTGGTCGCCCAGGTCCGGGCGGGCACCCAGAACTCCCTGGTGCGGGACCTCGCCGACGACGCCAACGCCACCGTCCTCGACCACATCAAGATCCTGGAGGCGACGGGGTACGTCGACTTCGCCGCGCTGTCCCGGGATCTCGCGGCCTCCGCGACCCCGGTCCCCCCGCCCCCGGCCGTCCCGCCGGGCGCCGCCGTCCCGGTGACGCCCCCGCCCTCGGCCACCAGCGCGCCGCCGCCGACGAGCAGCCCCTGA
- a CDS encoding TIGR04222 domain-containing membrane protein, with amino-acid sequence MFWVLLLLLAWAFAGLACTRLCLAAVRAAASDAGGTAPDGAHALTLYEAAFLSGGPARVADVTLVSMARQRRLLLAHTGWATVVDPRGRDEMERSVIGAIGPEGQSRIAPVRARAAGAESVRRLADGLVRAGLAVPDGSGTSVGAAVRQVRAAALTVVVLGAAALTLPVQTGTPRLLVALWFALPLTLSLSCLAIARFEVHPYSRWASPAGQRLLGALTRGPAGDERSFLTSVAVRGIRAIGEPELRAAFAHRDQPWRE; translated from the coding sequence ATGTTCTGGGTCCTTCTTCTCCTTCTGGCCTGGGCGTTCGCCGGCCTCGCGTGCACCCGGCTGTGCCTGGCGGCGGTCCGCGCGGCGGCCTCGGACGCGGGCGGCACCGCACCGGACGGGGCGCACGCCCTGACGCTGTACGAGGCGGCCTTCCTGTCCGGCGGCCCGGCCCGGGTCGCCGACGTCACCCTGGTCTCCATGGCCCGGCAGCGGCGGCTGCTGCTGGCGCACACGGGCTGGGCGACGGTGGTCGACCCGCGGGGCCGTGACGAGATGGAGCGGTCCGTCATAGGGGCGATAGGCCCGGAGGGCCAGTCCCGGATCGCTCCGGTGCGGGCTCGCGCGGCCGGTGCCGAGTCCGTGCGCCGGCTCGCGGACGGCCTGGTCCGCGCGGGCCTCGCGGTGCCCGACGGCTCCGGTACGAGCGTGGGCGCGGCCGTGCGCCAGGTGCGGGCCGCCGCCCTGACCGTCGTCGTGCTGGGCGCGGCCGCGCTGACGCTGCCCGTCCAGACGGGGACGCCCCGGCTCCTGGTCGCCCTGTGGTTCGCCCTGCCCCTCACGCTGTCCCTGAGCTGTCTCGCCATCGCCCGGTTCGAGGTGCACCCGTACTCGCGCTGGGCCTCCCCGGCCGGTCAGCGGCTCCTGGGCGCGCTCACCCGCGGTCCGGCCGGCGACGAGCGGTCGTTCCTCACCTCGGTCGCCGTGCGCGGCATCCGCGCGATCGGCGAGCCGGAACTGCGCGCGGCCTTCGCCCATCGCGACCAGCCCTGGCGGGAGTGA
- a CDS encoding alpha/beta hydrolase: MRAAALYSAAGSLLLAGLAAAPAGGAPAAPGAPDGPGAADLRGTAVAAARARAAGVDFGACSAADVPEAPSGLRCGTVTVPLDYAHPDGKQIRLTVSRMRASQKDPHNSKRKVPRQGALVYNPGGPGASSMYFPLIGMVPEWKRIAAAYDLVGYAPRGVGRSAPLSCEDPRRYFKAPTASPTHPSEAYKRERVAAAKAYARGCAQRSGSGLRHYTSLNNARDLDVLRAALGEDRLTFMGASYGTYFGALYAAMFPSHVRRMVLDSAVNPDPAKIWYRSNLDQSAAFEERWTDFREWIARHDDAYRLGNTPAKVQRSYDTARQRLAGKAAGGKVGPGQLQNAFLAAGYYDDFWPSRAAALSAYLHGDPQPLVRLAAPMAETAAEAENSSAVYTAVECNDAPWPTDFTVWDRDNTRLARVAPFETWDNAWLNLPCAYWQTTRRQPMDVRTGPGELPPVLILAAERDAAAPYSGSVEMQRRLAGSVLVTERDAGTHGVAGGPNRCVNAYFDAYLLEGRLPARHASCAPRQEPKPDASGGRTAAEVRRGGVKGSSGRR, from the coding sequence ATGAGAGCTGCCGCCCTGTACTCGGCCGCCGGGTCCTTGCTGCTGGCCGGGCTGGCCGCGGCCCCGGCGGGCGGCGCGCCCGCCGCTCCCGGGGCGCCCGACGGCCCCGGCGCGGCCGACCTGCGCGGCACCGCCGTGGCCGCGGCCCGCGCCCGGGCGGCCGGTGTCGACTTCGGCGCGTGCTCCGCCGCCGACGTGCCGGAGGCGCCCAGCGGCCTGCGCTGCGGCACGGTGACCGTCCCGCTGGACTACGCCCACCCGGACGGCAAGCAGATCAGACTCACCGTCAGCCGGATGCGGGCCTCCCAGAAGGACCCCCACAACAGCAAGCGGAAGGTCCCCCGGCAGGGCGCCCTCGTGTACAACCCGGGCGGCCCCGGCGCCTCCAGCATGTACTTCCCGCTGATCGGCATGGTCCCGGAGTGGAAGCGGATCGCCGCCGCGTACGACCTGGTCGGCTACGCGCCGCGCGGCGTCGGCCGTTCCGCGCCGCTGTCCTGCGAGGATCCCCGGCGGTACTTCAAGGCACCCACCGCGTCGCCGACGCATCCGTCGGAGGCGTACAAGCGCGAACGCGTCGCGGCGGCGAAGGCGTACGCGCGCGGGTGCGCCCAGCGGTCGGGCAGCGGGCTGCGCCACTACACCTCCCTCAACAACGCCCGTGACCTGGACGTCCTGCGGGCCGCGCTGGGCGAGGACCGGCTGACGTTCATGGGCGCGTCGTACGGCACCTACTTCGGCGCGCTGTACGCGGCGATGTTCCCCTCGCACGTGCGGCGGATGGTGCTGGACTCGGCGGTCAACCCGGACCCGGCGAAGATCTGGTACCGCAGCAACCTGGACCAGTCGGCCGCGTTCGAGGAGCGCTGGACGGACTTCCGCGAGTGGATCGCCCGCCACGACGACGCCTACCGGCTCGGGAACACGCCCGCGAAGGTGCAGCGCAGCTACGACACCGCGCGGCAGCGGCTGGCCGGGAAGGCGGCGGGCGGCAAGGTCGGTCCGGGCCAGCTGCAGAACGCCTTCCTGGCGGCCGGGTACTACGACGACTTCTGGCCGAGCCGGGCCGCGGCCCTGTCGGCGTATCTGCACGGCGATCCGCAGCCTCTGGTCCGGCTGGCGGCCCCGATGGCGGAGACGGCCGCGGAGGCGGAGAACAGCAGCGCGGTGTACACGGCCGTGGAGTGCAACGACGCGCCCTGGCCGACGGACTTCACGGTGTGGGACCGCGACAACACCCGGCTCGCCCGGGTCGCGCCCTTCGAGACCTGGGACAACGCCTGGCTGAACCTGCCGTGCGCCTACTGGCAGACGACCCGCCGGCAGCCGATGGACGTGCGCACCGGCCCGGGTGAGCTGCCGCCGGTGCTGATCCTGGCGGCCGAACGGGACGCGGCCGCGCCCTACTCGGGTTCCGTGGAGATGCAGCGGCGGCTGGCCGGCTCGGTGCTGGTGACCGAGCGGGACGCGGGCACGCACGGCGTCGCCGGCGGCCCGAACCGCTGCGTCAACGCCTACTTCGACGCCTACCTGCTGGAGGGGCGCCTCCCGGCGCGGCACGCGTCCTGCGCGCCGCGCCAGGAACCGAAGCCGGACGCCTCCGGCGGACGGACCGCCGCGGAGGTCCGGCGCGGCGGCGTCAAGGGCAGCAGCGGCCGGCGCTGA
- the hemQ gene encoding hydrogen peroxide-dependent heme synthase, with amino-acid sequence MSDDASTTESGRIPNKGKLAKDLNEVIRYTLWSVFKLKDVLPEDRAGYADEVQELFDQLAAKDVTVRGTYDVSGLRADADLMIWWHAETSDQLQEAYNLFRRTRLGRALEPVWSNMALHRPAEFNRSHIPAFLADETPRNYVSVYPFVRSYDWYLLPDEDRRRMLADHGKMARGYPDVRANTVASFSLGDYEWVLAFEADELYRIVDLMRHLRGSEARRHVREEVPFYTGRRKSVAELVAGLA; translated from the coding sequence ATGAGTGACGACGCCTCCACCACCGAGTCCGGCAGGATCCCGAACAAGGGCAAGCTGGCCAAGGACCTCAACGAGGTCATCCGCTACACCCTCTGGTCGGTCTTCAAGCTGAAGGACGTGCTGCCCGAGGACCGCGCGGGATACGCCGACGAGGTCCAGGAGCTGTTCGACCAGCTCGCCGCCAAGGACGTGACGGTCCGCGGCACCTACGACGTCTCCGGTCTGCGCGCCGACGCCGACCTCATGATCTGGTGGCACGCCGAGACCAGCGACCAGCTCCAGGAGGCGTACAACCTCTTCCGGCGCACCAGGCTGGGCCGCGCGCTGGAGCCGGTCTGGTCGAACATGGCGCTGCACCGCCCCGCCGAGTTCAACCGCTCGCACATCCCGGCATTCCTCGCCGACGAGACGCCCCGCAACTACGTGAGCGTCTACCCCTTCGTGCGCTCCTACGACTGGTACCTGCTCCCCGACGAGGACCGCCGCCGCATGCTCGCCGACCACGGCAAGATGGCCCGCGGCTACCCGGACGTGCGCGCCAACACGGTCGCCTCGTTCTCCCTCGGCGACTACGAGTGGGTGCTGGCCTTCGAGGCCGACGAGCTGTACCGCATCGTCGACCTCATGCGCCACCTGCGCGGCTCCGAGGCCCGCAGGCACGTCCGCGAGGAGGTGCCCTTCTACACCGGCCGCCGCAAGTCGGTGGCGGAGCTGGTCGCGGGCCTGGCCTGA
- the hemG gene encoding protoporphyrinogen oxidase, whose amino-acid sequence MSATGTRAGHVVVIGAGIAGLAAAHRLLGRGARVTVLEASGRVGGKLLPGEIAGARVDLGAESMLARRPEAVALAREVGLAERLRTPATATASIWTRGALRPMPKGHVMGVPGTAAALTGVLSDEGLARIERDADLPRTEVGDDVAVGEYVAARLGHEVVDRLVEPLLGGVYAGDAYRISLRSAVPQLYQAALTHDSLTEAVREIQAKAAAARQTGPVFMGIEGGVGTLPLSVAASVRARGGEIRTGTQVRELRRAGTADRPDAGWRVLAGDRELHADAVVLAVPAPAAAGLLRAESPAAAAELDAVEYASMALVTLAYRRAGLRLPEGSGFLVPPVDGRTIKASTFASQKWGWIAEEDPDVVVVRTSVGRHGETAVLGRDDADLVEISRHDLREATGVDAVPVAARVTRWTDGLPQYPVGHHARVARIRAHVAALPALAVCGAQYDGVGIPACVASANAAVDQLDGDLRAVRELTANPVQSLHGGAGQ is encoded by the coding sequence ATGAGCGCAACGGGTACGCGAGCAGGGCATGTCGTCGTCATCGGGGCCGGTATCGCCGGGCTGGCCGCCGCCCACCGGCTGCTCGGGCGGGGCGCGCGCGTGACCGTGCTGGAGGCCTCCGGCCGGGTCGGCGGCAAGCTGCTGCCCGGCGAGATCGCGGGCGCCCGGGTCGACCTGGGCGCCGAGTCGATGCTCGCCCGCCGGCCCGAGGCCGTCGCCCTGGCCCGCGAGGTGGGTCTCGCCGAGCGGCTGCGGACCCCGGCCACCGCGACCGCCTCGATCTGGACCCGCGGCGCCCTGCGCCCCATGCCCAAGGGGCATGTGATGGGCGTGCCCGGCACCGCCGCCGCCCTCACCGGCGTCCTGTCCGACGAGGGCCTGGCCCGCATCGAGCGGGACGCGGACCTGCCCCGCACCGAGGTCGGCGACGACGTGGCCGTGGGGGAGTACGTGGCGGCCCGGCTCGGCCACGAAGTCGTCGACCGGCTCGTCGAGCCCCTGCTCGGCGGTGTCTACGCGGGCGACGCCTACCGCATCTCGCTGCGCTCCGCCGTGCCGCAGCTCTACCAGGCGGCGCTCACCCACGACTCCCTGACGGAGGCGGTCCGCGAGATCCAGGCGAAGGCGGCCGCCGCCCGGCAGACCGGCCCGGTGTTCATGGGCATCGAGGGTGGCGTCGGCACCCTCCCGCTGTCGGTGGCCGCCTCGGTGCGGGCCCGCGGGGGCGAGATCCGCACCGGCACGCAGGTGCGGGAGCTGCGCCGCGCGGGCACGGCGGACCGGCCGGACGCCGGCTGGCGCGTCCTGGCCGGCGACCGGGAACTGCACGCGGACGCCGTCGTCCTCGCCGTCCCCGCCCCCGCCGCCGCCGGCCTGCTGCGCGCCGAGTCCCCGGCGGCCGCCGCCGAACTGGACGCCGTCGAGTACGCCTCGATGGCCCTGGTCACCCTCGCCTACCGGCGCGCCGGCCTGCGCCTGCCCGAGGGCAGCGGCTTCCTGGTGCCGCCGGTCGACGGCCGCACCATCAAGGCGTCGACCTTCGCCTCCCAGAAGTGGGGGTGGATCGCCGAGGAGGACCCCGACGTGGTCGTGGTCCGCACCTCCGTCGGCCGCCACGGCGAGACGGCGGTCCTCGGGCGGGACGACGCCGACCTCGTGGAGATCTCCCGGCACGACCTGCGCGAGGCCACCGGCGTGGACGCCGTGCCCGTGGCGGCGCGCGTCACCCGCTGGACCGACGGCCTGCCCCAGTACCCCGTCGGGCACCACGCGCGCGTGGCCCGCATCCGCGCGCACGTGGCCGCACTGCCGGCCCTCGCGGTGTGCGGCGCGCAGTACGACGGCGTCGGCATCCCCGCGTGCGTCGCGAGCGCGAACGCGGCGGTGGACCAGCTCGACGGCGACCTGCGCGCGGTCCGTGAGCTGACGGCGAACCCGGTGCAGAGCCTGCACGGCGGCGCGGGACAATAG
- a CDS encoding DUF4349 domain-containing protein yields MHTQRSTGSARSARSVRTLAGVLLAASLALAGCSGANDSGGDSKSAAGAEARQDSGSGAAADKGKSAPRTPDLAPSAIIRTASLTVEVKDVPKALSSARSAAEGVGGFVGDESTTRDSDGHENTRVVLRVPTEKYDEVLTSLQGTGRLVDRTAKAVDVTDQVVDVESRIRSQRASVNRIRALMDRATKLSDVVTLEGELSSRQADLEALLARQASLKDRTSLATITLSLSETPVKKATHDDTPGIVDALAGGWHVFVTILRWIVLALGAALPFAAFAALLAVVWLRVVRPRLPRRAGPAPATTVGPLPSARPAPDTAREADRD; encoded by the coding sequence ATGCACACGCAACGATCCACCGGATCCGCACGATCCGCGCGCTCCGTCCGGACCCTCGCCGGGGTCCTGCTCGCCGCGTCCCTCGCGCTCGCCGGGTGCAGCGGCGCGAACGACTCGGGCGGTGACTCGAAGTCCGCCGCGGGCGCCGAGGCCCGGCAGGACAGCGGCTCCGGCGCGGCGGCAGACAAGGGGAAGTCGGCGCCCAGGACGCCCGACCTCGCCCCGAGCGCGATCATCCGCACCGCGTCCCTCACCGTCGAGGTGAAGGACGTGCCGAAGGCCCTGTCCTCGGCACGGTCGGCCGCCGAGGGAGTGGGCGGCTTCGTCGGCGACGAGAGCACGACCCGGGACTCCGACGGCCACGAGAACACCCGGGTCGTGCTGCGCGTGCCCACCGAGAAGTACGACGAGGTCCTCACCTCGCTGCAGGGCACGGGCCGGCTGGTCGACCGCACGGCGAAGGCGGTGGACGTCACCGACCAGGTCGTGGACGTGGAGAGCCGGATCAGGTCCCAGCGGGCCAGTGTGAACCGGATCCGGGCGCTGATGGACCGGGCGACGAAGCTGAGCGACGTGGTCACACTGGAGGGCGAACTGAGCAGTCGTCAGGCGGATCTGGAGGCCCTGCTGGCCCGGCAGGCGTCCCTGAAGGACCGCACCAGCCTGGCCACCATCACCCTCTCGCTGTCCGAGACGCCCGTGAAGAAGGCCACCCACGACGACACGCCCGGGATCGTGGACGCGCTGGCGGGCGGCTGGCACGTGTTCGTCACCATCCTGCGCTGGATCGTCCTCGCGCTCGGCGCCGCGCTGCCGTTCGCGGCGTTCGCGGCGCTGCTGGCCGTGGTGTGGCTGCGGGTCGTACGCCCCCGGCTGCCGCGCCGTGCCGGGCCCGCGCCGGCGACGACGGTGGGCCCGCTGCCCTCGGCCCGTCCGGCGCCGGACACCGCGCGGGAGGCGGACCGGGACTGA
- a CDS encoding FAD-dependent oxidoreductase, with amino-acid sequence MSMSAARGGTERLVVIGGDAAGLSAASQARRLRGRDELEIVAFERGHFTSYSACGIPYWVGGEVVERDRLIARTPEEHRARGIDLRLRTEVVGIDVPGQRVRARDVDSGAESWTPYDKLVIATGARPVRPDLPGVDAPGVHGVQTLDDGQALLDTLARTRGRRAVVVGAGYIGVEMAEAMINRGFEVTVVNRGKEPMSTLDPDMGRMVHRAMEGLGITMVNDAEVTKLLTGEDGRVRAVATEDAEYPADLVILGIGVRPETALARSAGLPLGAHGGLLTDLAMRVRGHENIWAGGDCVEVLNLVSGQEQYVPLGTHANKHGQVIGTNAGGGYATFPGVVGTAVSKVCDLEIARTGLREKDAHRVGLRFETVTVESTSRAGYYPGASPMTVKMLAERRTGRLLGVQIVGREGAAKRVDIAAVALTAQMTVEQMTALDLGYAPPFSPVWDPVLVAARKATAKVRAAVAAHPPTPSR; translated from the coding sequence ATGAGCATGAGCGCTGCGCGGGGCGGGACGGAACGGCTGGTCGTGATCGGCGGCGATGCCGCGGGACTGTCCGCGGCATCGCAGGCACGCCGGCTGAGGGGCCGGGACGAACTGGAGATCGTGGCCTTCGAGCGCGGCCACTTCACCTCCTACTCGGCGTGCGGCATCCCGTACTGGGTGGGCGGCGAGGTCGTCGAGCGCGACCGGTTGATCGCCCGTACGCCCGAGGAGCACCGGGCGCGCGGCATCGATCTGCGGCTGCGCACCGAGGTCGTCGGGATCGACGTGCCCGGGCAGCGGGTGCGGGCGCGTGACGTCGACTCCGGCGCCGAGTCCTGGACGCCGTACGACAAGCTCGTGATCGCCACCGGTGCCCGGCCGGTCCGCCCGGACCTGCCCGGTGTGGACGCCCCCGGCGTGCACGGTGTGCAGACGCTGGACGACGGCCAGGCCCTGCTCGACACGCTGGCCCGCACGCGCGGCCGCCGGGCGGTGGTCGTGGGTGCCGGGTACATCGGCGTGGAGATGGCCGAGGCGATGATCAACCGCGGTTTCGAGGTGACGGTCGTCAACCGCGGCAAAGAGCCGATGTCGACGCTCGACCCGGACATGGGCCGCATGGTGCACCGGGCCATGGAGGGCCTCGGCATCACCATGGTGAACGACGCCGAGGTCACCAAGCTGCTCACCGGCGAGGACGGCCGGGTCCGCGCGGTGGCCACCGAGGACGCCGAGTACCCGGCGGACCTGGTGATCCTCGGTATCGGCGTCCGTCCGGAGACGGCCCTCGCCCGGTCGGCGGGTCTGCCTCTCGGCGCCCACGGCGGCCTGCTCACCGACCTCGCGATGCGGGTGCGCGGCCACGAGAACATCTGGGCGGGCGGCGACTGCGTGGAGGTGCTGAACCTGGTCTCCGGCCAGGAGCAGTACGTCCCGCTCGGCACCCACGCCAACAAGCACGGCCAGGTCATCGGCACCAACGCGGGCGGCGGTTACGCCACGTTCCCGGGTGTGGTCGGCACGGCCGTCAGCAAGGTCTGCGACCTGGAGATCGCCCGCACCGGACTGCGCGAGAAGGACGCGCACCGGGTGGGCCTGCGGTTCGAGACGGTCACCGTCGAGTCGACGAGCCGGGCGGGCTACTACCCGGGCGCCTCCCCCATGACGGTCAAGATGCTCGCCGAGCGCCGCACGGGACGGCTGCTCGGCGTCCAGATCGTCGGCCGGGAGGGGGCCGCCAAGCGCGTGGACATCGCCGCGGTGGCGCTGACCGCGCAGATGACGGTGGAACAGATGACGGCCCTGGACCTGGGCTACGCACCCCCGTTCTCACCGGTGTGGGACCCGGTCCTGGTGGCGGCGAGGAAGGCGACCGCGAAGGTGCGCGCGGCCGTGGCCGCGCACCCCCCTACGCCGTCCCGCTGA